Proteins from a genomic interval of Rhodothermus sp.:
- a CDS encoding flagellin — MAVAKDNYEAARSRIADADFAYEQMQLAKLQILQQTGIAALAQANVAPQAVLQLF, encoded by the coding sequence CTGGCAGTAGCGAAGGACAACTACGAGGCGGCGCGCAGCCGGATTGCCGATGCCGACTTTGCCTATGAGCAGATGCAGCTGGCCAAGCTGCAGATCCTGCAGCAGACCGGCATTGCGGCGCTCGCCCAGGCCAACGTCGCTCCACAGGCCGTGCTCCAGCTGTTCTAA